From a single Methanofollis sp. W23 genomic region:
- a CDS encoding class I SAM-dependent methyltransferase, which yields MMVKFSRFWQNHWDSKARHQISDYELDRGSALKNGRSDSLNDPIYDFCDLGHGECLLDAGCGTGINIRRFGPQFKRIIGVDISYEMLKRAKKRIDSENLENSEVVVGTINCLGFKNDCFDKTICYSVLQYLCDEVSEAALMDLIRVSKENSVIIIHVKNKFSLYGLTLCFSKTIARLLKYDVIPEYYRPYWYYKNIMGDLGAQFVDSSSSGLFQVFFFPESCRRFLYRFEIPFKNNFFFKNLGVDCWMKFIVVRK from the coding sequence ATGATGGTAAAATTTAGTAGATTCTGGCAAAATCATTGGGATAGTAAGGCAAGACACCAGATATCAGATTACGAACTCGATCGTGGTTCCGCCTTGAAAAATGGGAGATCTGATTCACTTAATGATCCTATATACGATTTCTGTGACCTTGGACACGGCGAATGTCTTCTTGACGCTGGTTGTGGAACTGGAATAAATATTAGAAGGTTTGGACCACAATTTAAGAGGATTATTGGTGTAGATATCTCATATGAAATGCTAAAGAGAGCAAAAAAGAGAATAGATTCTGAAAATTTAGAGAATTCCGAAGTGGTTGTTGGTACTATCAATTGCTTGGGGTTCAAGAACGATTGTTTTGATAAAACTATATGTTATAGTGTCCTTCAGTATCTCTGTGATGAGGTAAGTGAAGCAGCATTGATGGATCTTATCAGGGTATCAAAAGAAAATTCAGTAATAATTATTCATGTAAAAAATAAGTTTTCGCTCTATGGATTGACCTTATGTTTCTCAAAAACTATTGCTCGTTTACTGAAATATGATGTAATTCCTGAGTATTATCGGCCCTATTGGTATTATAAGAATATTATGGGCGATCTTGGTGCTCAGTTTGTGGATTCTAGTTCATCCGGTTTGTTTCAGGTATTTTTCTTTCCCGAATCATGCAGGAGATTTTTGTACCGTTTTGAGATCCCATTCAAAAATAATTTCTTTTTTAAAAATCTCGGAGTTGACTGCTGGATGAAGTTCATAGTTGTCAGGAAGTGA
- a CDS encoding glycosyltransferase family 4 protein produces MKVCMLTTVHAPFDDRIFHKEAKSLAKVYDVVLIAPSDEVINTRIDGVRVITVKKPKDKLLHPLTLWRVFIAGLKQDCDVYHCHEPSSLLVATMLKFIRRKKIIYDVHEYYPSIIAGDLLFPPIIRPFIHRIADIGETLMARCADAIIIVRDDLKKRFSTVSNRDVETIFVYPDSRLFLEIERSPALYSPRSVIYEGGVDIRKRGLDKYLYALKSLSKKYPDIIFKIVGVIPGSDLEWANQFVMRNGLESNFDVHDWVNYADVPKYLVNSGVGVILFQPVSYNNIMGIPNKLFDYMAAGIPVVASNNPNISRIVEDSNCGILVDPMDDHMIADAIDYLFENPDVARQFGKNGRDAIKTKYNWINMEKKLLGLYKKIAVH; encoded by the coding sequence ATGAAGGTATGTATGCTTACAACGGTTCATGCTCCGTTTGATGACCGTATATTTCATAAAGAAGCGAAAAGTCTTGCGAAAGTGTATGATGTCGTACTTATCGCACCGTCTGATGAAGTTATCAATACGAGAATTGATGGTGTCAGGGTCATAACCGTTAAAAAACCAAAAGATAAATTACTTCATCCTCTTACGCTGTGGCGAGTATTTATTGCAGGTCTGAAACAGGACTGTGATGTTTATCACTGCCATGAACCAAGTTCACTTCTCGTTGCTACAATGCTGAAATTCATCCGGAGAAAAAAAATTATTTATGATGTACATGAATATTATCCTTCAATAATTGCAGGAGATCTGTTATTCCCCCCTATAATACGTCCATTTATTCATCGTATCGCTGATATAGGGGAAACATTGATGGCACGATGTGCAGATGCGATTATTATTGTTAGAGACGATCTAAAAAAGAGATTTTCTACTGTGTCTAATAGAGATGTTGAAACAATATTTGTTTATCCGGATTCTAGATTATTTCTTGAAATTGAACGGTCTCCGGCTCTCTATAGTCCTAGGTCTGTGATATATGAAGGGGGGGTAGATATCCGAAAAAGAGGGCTTGATAAATATTTATATGCACTGAAATCGCTCTCTAAAAAATATCCTGATATTATTTTTAAGATCGTTGGAGTGATCCCGGGATCTGATTTAGAATGGGCAAACCAATTTGTGATGAGGAATGGTCTTGAATCCAACTTTGATGTCCATGATTGGGTGAACTATGCGGATGTTCCTAAATATTTGGTCAATTCAGGTGTGGGGGTGATTCTTTTCCAACCTGTGAGTTATAATAACATTATGGGGATCCCGAATAAGTTATTTGACTACATGGCCGCGGGAATCCCGGTTGTTGCAAGTAACAATCCAAATATATCTCGTATAGTTGAGGATTCAAATTGTGGAATTCTCGTTGACCCCATGGATGACCATATGATCGCAGATGCGATTGATTATCTGTTTGAAAATCCAGATGTTGCACGGCAATTTGGGAAAAATGGTCGAGATGCTATTAAAACAAAATATAACTGGATTAATATGGAGAAAAAACTGTTGGGTCTATATAAAAAAATTGCTGTACATTAA
- a CDS encoding nucleotide sugar dehydrogenase, with the protein MKKICVVGLGYIGLPTSLLFATNGYDVVGIDVDANKVESINRGTMPFEEAGFQCLLDEALDANTFRASKIPEESDIFLIAVPTPFDKGNRMADLHYVIEACRSIAPFIKKSDLIVIESTIPPGTCENCVVPILENMCNGGKGGLKVQQDFYLAHCPERAIPGNTYYEMVHNDRVVGGIDEKSALLTKKIYQSFVKGDIFTTSVKIAEIVKLMENTYRDINIALANEFAQIADEVGINVWEAIELANKHPRVSILKPGPGVGGHCIAVDPWFLTEDSTKSRIISLSRDINDGMPKYVLRTIKEIIKNLNPRDIIITVFGVAYKGNIDDTRETPALKFILLAEKEGYTVNVYDPHVKDRRFNLLPLKDAVKNSDCIVVITDHNEFNSLPVEEIGDIMKTKNIYDTRNCLDHKRWENAGFVVKVLGK; encoded by the coding sequence ATGAAAAAGATATGTGTTGTTGGTTTAGGTTATATAGGCCTCCCAACGTCGCTACTGTTTGCTACAAATGGATATGATGTCGTTGGAATAGATGTCGACGCCAATAAAGTCGAGTCTATAAATCGTGGAACAATGCCATTTGAAGAGGCAGGCTTTCAGTGTCTTCTTGATGAGGCTCTGGATGCAAACACTTTCAGAGCATCAAAAATACCTGAAGAGTCTGATATTTTCTTAATTGCAGTTCCTACACCGTTTGATAAGGGAAATCGAATGGCGGATCTGCATTATGTTATTGAAGCCTGTCGGAGTATTGCGCCATTTATTAAAAAATCGGACCTAATCGTTATTGAATCAACTATACCTCCAGGTACCTGTGAAAATTGTGTGGTGCCTATTCTGGAAAATATGTGCAATGGAGGAAAAGGTGGATTGAAGGTTCAGCAAGACTTTTATCTTGCTCATTGCCCTGAAAGGGCGATTCCAGGAAATACCTACTATGAAATGGTTCATAACGATCGGGTTGTTGGAGGGATTGATGAAAAATCTGCTCTGTTAACGAAAAAAATATATCAAAGTTTTGTGAAGGGAGATATCTTCACGACGTCTGTAAAAATCGCTGAGATAGTCAAGCTTATGGAGAATACATATCGGGATATCAATATTGCACTTGCAAATGAGTTCGCTCAGATTGCTGATGAAGTTGGAATAAATGTATGGGAAGCGATTGAACTTGCCAATAAGCATCCTCGTGTCAGTATTCTAAAACCTGGGCCAGGTGTAGGAGGTCATTGTATTGCAGTCGACCCCTGGTTTTTAACCGAAGATTCGACAAAAAGCCGAATAATATCCCTTTCACGGGATATTAATGATGGTATGCCAAAATATGTATTGCGCACCATAAAAGAAATTATTAAAAATTTAAATCCAAGAGATATTATAATTACCGTATTTGGTGTGGCATATAAGGGGAATATTGATGATACAAGAGAAACACCGGCATTAAAGTTTATTTTGTTAGCGGAAAAAGAGGGTTATACGGTGAATGTTTATGATCCCCATGTAAAAGATCGACGTTTTAACCTCCTTCCTCTTAAGGATGCAGTTAAGAATAGTGATTGTATTGTAGTCATTACTGATCACAATGAATTTAATTCACTTCCTGTTGAAGAAATTGGAGATATTATGAAGACAAAAAATATCTATGACACACGAAATTGTCTTGATCATAAAAGGTGGGAAAACGCTGGGTTTGTTGTAAAAGTCCTGGGGAAATAA
- the wecB gene encoding UDP-N-acetylglucosamine 2-epimerase (non-hydrolyzing) has product MLSIVVGTRPEIIKMSPIIRYCQEKNIEFNIIHTNQHYSYDMDRIFFEDLNLPEPNFNLEIGSGTPGDQTGKMLSKIETVLMKEKPGIVLVQGDTNSVLAGALAASKLHIPVAHVEAGLRSFDRNMPEEINRILTDHIADYLFAPTNISKENLIHEGIISGVSVVGNTIVDATYQNLNIANDKSTILQDLGLKKGDYFLVTLHRAENVDDKDILSNILSSLSNLSKIYAEPILFPVHPRTEKMIQTFNLSSSLNGITCIKPVGYLDFLVLEGNARLVLTDSGGVQEETCILNIPCVTLRDTTERPETIDAEKNILAGREPGTIISCVKSMFVKKISNQNPFGSGDSGKQIVEILTKC; this is encoded by the coding sequence ATGCTGTCAATAGTCGTAGGTACACGTCCAGAAATCATAAAAATGTCTCCGATAATAAGGTACTGCCAAGAAAAAAATATTGAATTCAACATTATTCATACTAACCAGCATTACTCATATGATATGGACAGGATTTTTTTTGAAGATCTGAATCTGCCTGAACCGAACTTCAATCTTGAGATCGGATCAGGTACTCCCGGTGATCAGACCGGGAAAATGCTGTCTAAAATTGAAACTGTCCTGATGAAAGAGAAACCAGGAATTGTTTTGGTTCAAGGGGATACAAATAGTGTCCTTGCAGGGGCACTTGCCGCATCCAAATTGCATATCCCTGTTGCTCATGTAGAGGCGGGATTACGTTCATTCGATAGAAATATGCCTGAAGAAATAAATCGTATTCTGACAGATCACATTGCGGATTATCTTTTCGCACCAACAAATATCTCGAAGGAGAATCTCATACATGAGGGAATAATCTCTGGAGTTTCTGTTGTTGGGAATACAATTGTTGATGCAACTTATCAAAATCTTAATATTGCAAATGATAAATCCACTATCCTTCAGGATCTCGGTCTGAAAAAAGGGGATTATTTTTTAGTTACTTTACACAGAGCAGAAAATGTTGATGATAAGGATATATTGAGCAATATATTATCTTCATTGAGTAATCTCTCTAAAATCTATGCGGAACCAATACTATTCCCTGTACATCCCAGAACTGAAAAGATGATACAGACGTTCAACTTAAGTTCTTCTTTGAATGGAATTACCTGTATTAAACCAGTTGGATATCTGGATTTTTTAGTACTGGAGGGTAATGCACGATTAGTACTGACTGATTCTGGTGGTGTTCAGGAAGAAACCTGTATCTTGAATATTCCTTGTGTAACTTTACGGGATACTACAGAACGTCCTGAAACTATTGACGCTGAAAAGAATATTCTTGCAGGTCGGGAGCCAGGGACTATTATCTCATGTGTTAAAAGTATGTTCGTCAAAAAAATCTCCAATCAAAATCCCTTTGGGAGCGGGGATTCTGGAAAGCAAATTGTTGAGATTTTAACGAAGTGTTGA
- a CDS encoding polysaccharide pyruvyl transferase family protein, which yields MTIDPENPMPLHVAITGVSDTFNYGTMMMGINFMYYLKKKVPNIHYFTDAMTEEDLLRLRYETGINSEIKQLNEFECINLTIKRPFSYLVAYCRFFRSLKKNAINNIVVLGGDTLSEYYATSYLGLIKRLVMNIYVPSLFCDHIFLIGHTIGPFHSWRVPAVRMIFNRKKILISTRDYLNYTYSQQILGLNNIFDSADLAFLDLPKQSEASFESILSTYELKKNRYISVVPSGLWRHYHNNWDEYIQMWCDIIQYLNTSEKTSHYNIVLLPHVVRPEHLDDRRVIREICQRIDSNNIIPIYDELMPSQARCILGNGYFTITGRMHAAVSTFQMNKPAICLSYSAKYKGVIGEGLKRNDLIIEATDDSLYRNRVLAKVVADKVDYIDNNYPSLIREIKSEVMKARENAIFQIDLVKDTLIR from the coding sequence ATGACGATTGATCCAGAAAATCCGATGCCATTGCATGTTGCAATTACAGGGGTATCTGATACTTTTAATTATGGCACTATGATGATGGGTATTAATTTTATGTACTACCTAAAAAAAAAAGTGCCTAACATACATTATTTTACCGATGCGATGACTGAAGAGGATCTTCTTCGCTTGCGATATGAAACAGGTATAAACAGCGAAATAAAACAATTAAATGAATTTGAATGTATTAACCTGACAATTAAACGGCCTTTTTCTTATTTGGTGGCATATTGTCGATTTTTCCGTTCTCTGAAAAAAAATGCTATAAATAACATTGTTGTCTTGGGTGGGGATACTCTATCTGAATATTATGCAACAAGTTATCTTGGATTAATAAAGAGACTTGTAATGAATATATATGTTCCATCTCTGTTTTGTGATCATATCTTTCTGATAGGGCATACTATTGGTCCATTTCATTCATGGAGAGTTCCAGCTGTTCGAATGATATTTAATAGAAAAAAAATTCTTATTTCTACCCGGGATTATTTGAATTATACTTATTCCCAGCAGATATTGGGATTAAATAATATTTTTGACAGTGCTGATCTTGCATTTCTAGATTTGCCAAAGCAAAGTGAAGCGTCATTTGAGAGCATACTCTCTACCTATGAATTGAAAAAAAATCGGTACATTTCTGTTGTTCCCTCAGGATTATGGAGACATTATCATAATAACTGGGATGAGTATATTCAAATGTGGTGTGATATTATCCAATATTTGAACACATCTGAGAAAACTTCCCATTATAATATCGTTCTGTTACCTCATGTAGTTAGGCCCGAGCATCTCGATGATCGACGAGTTATCAGAGAGATCTGTCAGCGAATAGATTCTAACAATATAATCCCTATTTATGATGAATTGATGCCCAGTCAGGCAAGATGTATCCTTGGGAATGGTTATTTCACAATAACAGGGAGGATGCATGCTGCTGTGTCAACATTTCAGATGAATAAACCTGCAATTTGCCTTTCATATTCGGCAAAATATAAAGGTGTTATTGGTGAGGGGCTAAAAAGGAATGATCTGATCATTGAGGCGACAGATGATAGTTTATATCGCAACAGGGTATTGGCCAAGGTCGTTGCAGACAAGGTGGATTATATTGATAATAACTACCCTTCGTTAATCAGGGAAATAAAATCTGAAGTGATGAAGGCCCGGGAAAATGCTATCTTTCAGATTGATCTTGTTAAAGATACATTGATAAGGTAA
- a CDS encoding Coenzyme F420 hydrogenase/dehydrogenase, beta subunit C-terminal domain has product MTSKLLHLAKDACVGCFGCFSSCPFDAVEMRLDDYGFYYPYFDSSKCKNCGKCENYCPVLNYEYSNWVEPEVFAARSNDFELLMKGSSGGIFGEIALSVLQAGGVVYGAGWDDNFQLRHVSVDCPDKLEKLFGSKYVQSYTGKVYSEIITLAKKGRFVLFCGTPCQVAALKIAINKMKDVRQNIILCDLICQGVGSSAVFRKYLDHHKKKFCGDITSISFRSKKHGWMDFSMEICFSNHEKYICSRKFDPYLVGYSNALYLRPSCYDCPFSKIPRQGDITLGDFWRSPKEVYNHWGTSLVVINNQWGKKVFDRVCKERKIEVKAYLLDAALQSNKRLSCGKLSIPDNRADFFSDLKCQTFDRIIEGYLKRNISVDYLKHKVNQYVLWGLSSSRLRRFFLK; this is encoded by the coding sequence GTGACCTCAAAGTTGTTACATCTTGCAAAAGATGCTTGTGTCGGTTGTTTTGGTTGTTTTTCTTCCTGCCCGTTCGATGCAGTTGAAATGAGATTGGATGATTACGGTTTTTATTATCCTTACTTTGATAGTTCTAAGTGTAAGAATTGTGGGAAGTGTGAAAATTACTGCCCTGTTTTGAATTATGAGTATTCTAATTGGGTAGAACCAGAGGTCTTCGCTGCGAGAAGTAATGATTTTGAGTTACTTATGAAGGGTTCCTCTGGTGGGATTTTTGGAGAGATTGCATTGAGTGTACTACAGGCTGGAGGTGTAGTGTATGGTGCTGGGTGGGATGATAATTTTCAACTAAGGCATGTATCTGTGGATTGTCCCGATAAACTCGAGAAACTTTTTGGTTCTAAATATGTCCAGAGTTATACTGGGAAAGTGTATTCTGAAATAATAACATTGGCGAAAAAAGGTCGATTTGTTCTTTTTTGTGGAACCCCATGCCAGGTGGCAGCATTAAAAATTGCAATTAATAAAATGAAAGATGTGCGGCAGAATATAATATTATGTGATCTTATTTGTCAGGGCGTAGGTTCTTCTGCAGTGTTCAGAAAGTACCTTGATCATCACAAAAAAAAATTCTGTGGAGATATTACTTCGATATCATTTCGATCCAAAAAACACGGTTGGATGGATTTTTCTATGGAGATTTGTTTCTCAAATCATGAAAAATACATCTGTAGCAGAAAGTTTGATCCCTATCTTGTTGGTTACTCAAATGCATTATATTTGAGACCCTCCTGTTATGATTGTCCATTTTCTAAGATCCCGCGCCAGGGGGATATAACGTTGGGAGATTTTTGGAGATCTCCAAAGGAAGTTTATAATCATTGGGGTACTTCATTGGTTGTTATTAATAATCAATGGGGCAAGAAGGTATTTGACAGGGTGTGCAAAGAAAGAAAAATCGAAGTAAAAGCGTATCTCCTAGATGCCGCTCTGCAATCCAACAAGAGATTGTCGTGTGGCAAACTTTCTATCCCTGATAACCGTGCTGATTTTTTTTCTGACCTAAAGTGTCAAACATTTGATAGGATCATTGAGGGTTACTTAAAAAGAAACATCTCTGTGGATTATTTGAAACACAAGGTGAATCAATACGTATTGTGGGGATTAAGTTCTTCCAGATTGCGTAGATTTTTCCTAAAATAG
- a CDS encoding glycosyltransferase, translating into MEKSILLIAYKFPPFAGVGGFRWAKLSKYLAERGYKIHVITVKWRNLGLNTNQNDIDSPNIIIHRIPSSYFHNYKYKKYPSNLFGGLKKIVRFGLLNLLNIIWYEDEAQYWGYNMIPYCKKIIEKEGIKTVIATGHPFMVNYWAAKLKSEIPKIKLIQDIQDPWNDDPSHKYYLATIKKRSESHERYALNNCDVLFTVTSGLLERLSDRIVNPVEKIVLPNGYDLTGLEQIPTENRDFSFIYAGNLFEGREEPLSSFLNVVDDIIDNIPEMNIEIYGYVDASIEKHYNRLFEKGHITISNPISPQEILRHISKSFVCLQFNARKYPYLVSTKIYEYGALKRPTLSINYGGEIDKLIKEHNLGISTNGDNYQEIKDSIFKLYDLWKSNPSYEIETIKLEDFSYRNLSKEVEKYLQ; encoded by the coding sequence ATGGAAAAGTCTATTTTACTGATTGCGTACAAATTCCCCCCTTTTGCTGGCGTAGGGGGTTTCCGATGGGCAAAGCTCAGCAAATATCTGGCAGAACGAGGATATAAAATCCATGTAATAACAGTTAAATGGCGGAACCTGGGTTTGAATACCAATCAGAATGATATAGATTCACCAAATATCATAATTCATCGTATTCCATCATCATATTTCCACAACTACAAATATAAAAAATATCCATCAAATTTATTCGGGGGACTAAAAAAAATAGTCCGATTTGGATTATTAAATTTGCTAAATATAATCTGGTATGAGGATGAAGCACAGTATTGGGGATACAATATGATCCCATACTGTAAAAAGATCATAGAAAAAGAAGGCATAAAAACAGTAATTGCAACAGGCCATCCATTTATGGTAAATTATTGGGCCGCTAAATTGAAATCAGAAATTCCTAAGATCAAACTAATTCAGGATATTCAGGATCCATGGAACGATGACCCGTCGCATAAATATTATCTAGCCACCATTAAAAAAAGATCAGAATCGCACGAGAGATATGCGTTAAATAACTGTGACGTCCTATTTACTGTAACATCAGGCCTTTTAGAGAGATTATCGGATAGAATAGTTAATCCTGTCGAAAAGATCGTCCTCCCAAACGGCTACGATCTAACTGGACTGGAACAGATACCTACAGAAAATAGGGACTTCTCATTTATATATGCAGGAAATCTGTTTGAAGGGCGTGAAGAGCCATTATCATCATTTTTAAACGTAGTGGATGATATAATCGACAATATCCCTGAAATGAACATTGAGATATATGGTTATGTTGATGCATCGATCGAAAAACATTACAATAGACTCTTTGAAAAAGGACATATTACAATTTCAAACCCCATCTCTCCCCAGGAAATTCTAAGACATATCTCCAAATCCTTCGTGTGTTTACAATTTAACGCCAGAAAATATCCATATCTTGTATCGACCAAAATATATGAATACGGAGCTCTAAAACGTCCAACACTAAGCATTAATTATGGAGGAGAAATTGATAAACTCATAAAAGAACACAATCTTGGAATAAGCACAAATGGAGATAATTACCAAGAGATTAAAGATTCAATATTCAAATTATATGATCTTTGGAAATCTAACCCGAGTTATGAAATAGAAACCATCAAACTGGAAGATTTCAGTTATCGTAACTTATCCAAAGAAGTTGAAAAATATCTGCAATAA
- a CDS encoding class I SAM-dependent methyltransferase, with translation MSKYCSGRILDLGCNKGELKQYLDKNRTNYIGLDMKGDGCDIQGNLYNLPFKNQSFDTVTLFEVLEHLENPLAALKEAARVSRSTIVISVPNPYSIIELATLIIRNRNTNAPYHVNLFGENEIKQLSRRSSLKIEKIERFNIVIPTYKNKHLIIPIKSRFGHWNIYVLSHDISNQEPPICI, from the coding sequence GTGTCAAAATACTGTTCAGGGAGAATACTCGATTTAGGATGTAACAAAGGCGAATTAAAACAATATCTAGACAAAAACAGAACAAATTATATTGGATTGGATATGAAAGGTGATGGTTGCGACATACAGGGCAACCTCTATAACTTGCCATTTAAAAACCAGAGCTTCGACACCGTTACATTATTTGAAGTATTGGAACATCTTGAAAACCCCTTAGCTGCATTGAAAGAAGCAGCTCGTGTAAGTAGATCAACAATAGTAATCTCAGTCCCAAATCCGTACAGCATTATAGAGTTAGCAACGCTCATAATTCGAAATCGAAATACAAACGCCCCCTACCATGTTAATCTCTTCGGTGAGAATGAAATAAAGCAGTTATCCCGGCGGTCTTCATTAAAAATCGAAAAGATAGAGAGATTCAATATTGTCATACCCACATACAAAAATAAACATCTAATAATCCCAATTAAATCGAGATTTGGTCACTGGAATATATATGTATTGTCACATGATATATCCAACCAGGAACCCCCCATTTGTATTTAA
- a CDS encoding flippase: MGIDPVRRQSLISLASAVGLTFFGFLATMYFAHVLGKAAYGVYALFLAYYGIFNLIGDGGFGGAAVKRISEGREQNEYFTAFLVLRVILLALSVTALLALRSFIDDLQGEGIVFWVMLALIIAVFLGVTANGIYGEGKVGVNQSGAFLNNLVKIVLQVVAVFFGYGAAGLAGGFVAGLFAGGLFNLRFLSLKLARFTGHHLRNLITFSFWIFLASSGATIFSYADTVLIGYFMSTADVGVYRIAFQFTAAATFTTTALRTTLYPKISRWHADRHPTWIANSLSRAFTYSLLLAVPVAVGGWILGDRLLYFFYGAGFAEGAAVLGILLLVQVVNVFMYLQTMALNAIDRPRESFYATGTAAVVNIVLDLALIPTLGIEGAAIATLVTMLVNAAIARHYLAKQISVHLERGPTFHILLAAGLMALVILLYRLLVPLANVFVVLAAVALGGIIYGLVLLKADRGIHDELRDLVVQLGVPWPRWL; the protein is encoded by the coding sequence ATGGGTATCGATCCAGTCCGTCGGCAGAGCCTGATCAGTCTCGCCTCTGCTGTAGGGCTTACTTTTTTTGGATTCCTTGCCACGATGTATTTTGCTCACGTACTTGGTAAGGCTGCATATGGGGTCTATGCCCTTTTTCTTGCTTATTATGGTATTTTTAATCTTATCGGAGATGGGGGCTTTGGTGGCGCAGCAGTAAAGCGGATTTCTGAAGGAAGAGAACAGAATGAGTATTTCACAGCTTTTCTCGTACTCAGGGTGATCCTTCTTGCGCTCTCGGTGACCGCGCTCCTTGCCCTCCGCTCGTTCATCGACGATCTTCAGGGTGAAGGGATAGTGTTCTGGGTGATGCTTGCACTTATCATTGCTGTGTTCCTGGGAGTTACTGCAAATGGTATCTATGGCGAAGGGAAGGTTGGCGTGAACCAGAGCGGGGCTTTCCTGAATAACCTTGTAAAAATTGTTCTCCAGGTTGTTGCCGTCTTCTTTGGGTATGGTGCCGCCGGACTTGCCGGCGGGTTCGTCGCTGGTCTTTTTGCTGGGGGTCTCTTCAACCTCAGGTTCCTCTCTCTCAAACTGGCACGGTTCACCGGGCACCACTTGCGGAACCTCATCACTTTCTCCTTCTGGATCTTTCTTGCTTCCAGCGGTGCTACCATCTTCTCGTACGCCGACACGGTCCTCATTGGCTACTTCATGTCCACTGCCGACGTCGGGGTCTACCGGATCGCCTTCCAGTTCACCGCGGCCGCCACCTTCACCACCACAGCGCTCCGTACTACTCTGTATCCAAAGATCAGCCGCTGGCACGCCGACCGGCACCCCACCTGGATCGCCAATTCCCTCTCCCGTGCCTTCACCTACTCCCTCCTCCTCGCCGTCCCCGTCGCAGTCGGCGGCTGGATCCTCGGCGACCGCCTCCTCTACTTCTTCTATGGTGCAGGGTTTGCCGAAGGGGCGGCGGTGCTCGGGATCCTCCTCCTGGTGCAGGTGGTCAACGTCTTCATGTACCTCCAGACGATGGCCCTCAATGCCATCGACCGCCCCCGCGAATCCTTCTATGCCACCGGGACGGCGGCGGTCGTGAACATCGTCCTCGACCTCGCCCTCATCCCCACCCTCGGGATCGAGGGGGCGGCGATCGCCACGCTCGTGACGATGCTCGTCAATGCCGCAATCGCCCGCCACTATCTTGCAAAACAGATCTCGGTGCACCTCGAGCGCGGCCCCACCTTCCACATCCTTCTCGCGGCCGGGCTGATGGCCCTCGTAATCCTCCTGTACCGTTTGCTCGTCCCCCTCGCCAACGTCTTCGTCGTCCTCGCCGCCGTCGCCCTCGGCGGGATTATCTACGGCCTGGTGCTCCTGAAAGCCGACCGCGGTATCCACGACGAACTCCGCGACCTAGTCGTGCAACTCGGGGTGCCCTGGCCGCGGTGGCTGTGA
- a CDS encoding nucleotidyltransferase family protein: MVGTVETIPETWEVRWILDVLRQAKPDLQREYGVREIGVFGSYSRNEQVEGSDVDILVDLASPIGWDVVDLRDDLEHLLGLKVDLVLKGGIRQRRNLVRSVSRDIVYV; encoded by the coding sequence ATGGTTGGCACCGTCGAAACTATCCCTGAGACGTGGGAAGTACGGTGGATCCTTGACGTCCTCAGGCAGGCAAAGCCTGATCTCCAGAGAGAGTATGGCGTCAGAGAGATTGGTGTCTTTGGATCTTATTCTCGGAATGAGCAGGTCGAAGGGAGTGATGTGGATATTCTGGTCGATCTTGCCTCTCCTATTGGGTGGGATGTCGTGGATCTGCGGGATGACCTGGAACATCTTCTTGGCCTCAAGGTCGACCTTGTCCTGAAGGGAGGGATCCGCCAGCGCAGGAACCTCGTCAGATCTGTCTCCAGAGATATCGTCTATGTCTGA
- a CDS encoding DUF86 domain-containing protein: MSEREVVFFLDDILEGIGFIEEYTHGLSEEEFPADRKTFDAVIRNLEVISEACSNIPAHLREQYAQIPWRKIVGLRNVVIHHYFGVDPGTVCLVYRHQATPWIET; the protein is encoded by the coding sequence ATGTCTGAACGTGAAGTCGTCTTCTTCCTCGACGACATTCTGGAAGGCATCGGATTCATTGAGGAATATACTCACGGCCTCTCTGAAGAGGAATTTCCCGCCGATCGAAAGACCTTTGATGCCGTGATCAGGAACCTTGAGGTGATCAGTGAGGCGTGTAGCAATATTCCTGCTCATCTCAGGGAGCAATACGCCCAGATCCCCTGGCGAAAAATCGTCGGCCTCAGGAATGTGGTCATCCATCATTACTTTGGTGTCGACCCTGGCACGGTCTGTCTGGTTTATCGTCACCAGGCAACTCCCTGGATTGAAACGTGA